The sequence below is a genomic window from Lolium perenne isolate Kyuss_39 chromosome 7, Kyuss_2.0, whole genome shotgun sequence.
ACACATTATTGTTTTAGCTGTTGACATAATAATTATTTTCCCACTATTTTAAGATGCTTAAAGATTCTACCCACATATGCGCtattatatttatcatgacatttgCGATAGTCATATGATATTATTATGTCTTATCATAACATGATACCTATGAAGTTTTTactatttttttaacatttagaacccACTAAAGATGATGCCTTGCATTTGCGAGGTGCACTGAAAATATAGTTACAAATTACATGTCATAGATGACCTTGTATTCAACAGAAGACAAAAGCTCAGTATGTCTTCCACATGAATTTGTGGTGGTAGAAATTGGAGGCTTAGTATATGAACCTCTTAGCAGGCCATTGGCAATAGCTTCGTATATTGCTTCCGTGGGATGCACGCCGTCccaggatccatgattttgtggATCATCACACACCTTGTATTCTCCTTGTCCACAACGTGCACTCAAAGAAACACCATAAGGACCTCCTCCTCCGCAGCAAGCCTCCAACGGATCCTCAATTCCTAAACAAAATATCGCAAATGTGGGATAGTGGATAATCCAAGGAAGAAAGCTGTGTTCCTTGAAGAGTTTATATGTTCCTCTTGTAAATTTTATGTCTCGGTTGGCAATTTTATTGGACTAGCATATCTTAGTTAGTAAAGTGTATATTTCTTGCCCTATAGAACATAATTAAGAGCATGCAATTAAAAGATTCAGACTCACCAAAATGCTTAGGGGAAACAAATATTTTCATAGCAGCTGCATAGTAATCGGCATAGATGATTGACACGTTAGGATGAAGCTTTCGCAACTTCTCCAACTCATCCATAAGAATTTTATTGTGATACTGTGAGAATTCGTTCAGCCAACGGATGCAACCTGTCTCTGGCTCATATTCTTCTTTCTTGTCACTCTTGTATGCCATTAGGTAAACCGGTAAGCACCCAATCGGGAGGTTACCAGGAACTATTAATGTTTTGGCTCCCAGCCCAATCAAATTCTGTAGATTCCACTCAGTTGCATTAGTATACTCATGCACTATTTCTTAAATTTTGACTTGAGATAGTAACAATGGTGGCAATAGAAGAAAGAGCAACACCAGGAAATGACTCACAGTGATCGTGGAAGAAATTTTGTCAACGACACTAAGAGTGAATGACTGAATCATCTCATAGGGCATGAAAGATTGGAGAGGGTAGTTGTAGTCATTGCCCCCAATTTCTCCAACTAAGAACAGAGATTTGTTCATTATATCCGCACAGTCTGTTAAATTAAAAAAAAAGTTCCGAATCATTGCAATATCTCAACATTTTATATTTAGAAATTTCAAAATATAACATCCTAAACAAATTAGGAAAACATAGAACCATCTATCATAAAACCATATATTATATAAGGATGATAGGTCTAATTTCTGACGGTCAGCAGCTGACATGATGATTCGTTATGCCAAAACAAAGCAATGGTAAGAGCATTCCACTCGTGCCCCCAGAGACCTTTGAGGTTCTAGGACAAAAACGGCTCCCACTAGCATCCCCAAAAGCTGTCGGCGTGAACTGCGGTCCCATAACTCTAACGGTACCCCCATGCCATTCCTTTAGTGTGGGGGTCGAATAAGCGGCACCGACAATGCGTGACATGCGGAAAAATCCAGGCAGGGCCGTCCTGGTAGTGAGACAACCCTCCCAATCCGCCCCACTACTCATCCCCGCAAGACACGGTTTCTCTTGACCTCGTGAATCTCACGCGCCGCCACACTCACATCAACGACGATAGTTCTCACCAAGGTTGTGCAAAAACGGCTCTCTCCGACCGCAGCCTCTGTCGCTAGTTTTTCTGCGCCTATCGTGCCCTCCTTCGACGGCTATCGCTGGTGGTGGATGTTGCGGCGTCGCATGTACCGGCCATCCCCAAGACTACCTCCTAGCACCAAATCCGCCGCCGCTCGTAGGCTAGCCTCACCGGAAGGAGAGGATGACCTTTTGTCTGTTTTCTTGAGCCTGACGGCACAATAATTCAGCTGACACCATCCCACAGTCGCTGCGCACACAAGGTGTTTTTATCTATGGTTCAAATATTTGACGGCTTTGTTGTGTGATGTGTAGAAATGGATAGCAACAATGAGATGATGGTTGAACAATTGATGCAAGAGGAGGCTGAGGCGGCAGCCGAGAGGAAGAAATTCCTCCTCCTCGTCTCTCTTCTTCGCCTATGAGCGAAGCTACAACCACCTCACATTGCTGGTTCAGTTAAGGGGAAGAGAAAGAACATATACAACCACCGGATGGCCGGGGCTGAGATGCTTGAAGACAATTATTTCAAGAACGGTGCCGCACATGACCCCAAAACCTTTCAGCGCCGCTTTCAGATGAACAAAGAAGCATTCTAAAAGATTGTGCAACGTGTGCAAGCGTATCATACCTATCTCCGCTGCAAAAAAAAGATTGCATTGGATTATATTTTTTCACTTCTGAACAAAAGTGCACATATGCTTTGAGGCATCTTGCAGATGGATCTCCCGTAGATGCTAGGATGATTAAATACGCATGGTTGAGTCCACGGCCTTCGAGATCGTGTATAGGTTTTGAGGCGCGGTGGTGGAAGTGATTAGGCTGAACTACttctcagatgtgggaggtgatgaatgcttgtgtgatcatgcacaacatgatcacggAAAGTGAGAGCGCTGATCCGGAGGCTGCGGCTATGACCTTTGAGAGCCAGGGGCTTCTTGTTAAAGTTGATCACAAGGTGTCGGCCCAGTTTGGAGCTTCCATCGCCATGCATGAATAAATTCGTGATGGGCAAGTTGATCTCCAACTTCGCGATGATCTGGTGGAGGGGTGAGAAAAGAAAATGCCGCTTGATGTATCTCTTGAACTATTTGATTTAGTGTGCAAGCTGCTGAATTTATTTGGTTATAATAAAGAGTGTAATTTTTTTGAACTACGCAAACAAAAAATTATAGGGGCTCTATTTGGGAGGTGCCGGCGCAGGCACCTTAACCCCAAATTGCGGCAGTTCAGCCACCACCCCCCTCCCCAAATGGCTCTTTCGGTGTAGTTGTCGCTACTAGGAGAACCCTTATAGGTAGAAATGTGGCGCGTAGTTAATATGCTCCACACAAAAattctacttctgtggcgcatcaaACAGTGGTGCGCCACATAATTCTTGCTTTTTGTGCCGCATGTAGCCagatgcgccacaaaaactttgtGAGGCCCATGTGGAGTCCGGTACTGCACATGGTGAAGGCAATTCAGTGGCGTGCGTTGGCATATGCGCCACATAATCCCGTGTGATGGCCCACACCTAATAGTACCAGgccacatttctgtggcgcatctgttAATATGCGCCACGAAAGTTCATCTTTCTGTGGCACATGTaggcatatgcgccacagaatgtgcgAAGTAGATCTAGAGTTTTTTTGCTCTCCACgcgccccacccccccccccccacccccccgcGATCGCAttttttagctttgtaaaatacaaaataaatagatagaaatttcaaaaaataaaattctTAGAGGtgtccatgtattatgtcatcttgtTTTAAtgagaattaacaaacatgagtttcaactttgtttgcaaaattgcGTTATAAAATCTTCAAActagatttctggttgcatacgaaatCGAAAAAAACacacaatatatcaaaatgaccaGGAGAAAATTCTACATCTAAATTCAACACCTATGGCCATTCTGAAATTTACAGCATCAGTaaattctaaaagagtaaaaaagtTAAGGCAAAGTCAAGATTTTTTCTTGCAAAAATAAAAAATCCGGAAAAAAAATTCTATGACGCACaaaatgcacatgcgccacagaattcttaggctgaaatttgaatttcggtggcgcccttctccttctcctcctcctcttctccacttctcctcctcctccattcttctcccttctcctctttctcctccacttctcctcctcctcccttcttgtccattctcctccttctcctgccTTCttgtcctccacttctcctcctcctcctcccttcttctcccttcttctcctccacacccggcctcctccaccttcggcgacctcctcctcctcctcccacatccgacgacctcctcctcctcctccggtgacaaccaccttctcctcctcctccgatgacctcctcctccttcggcgaccaccgccaccaccaccaccaccacctcctccgacgacgacgaccaccaccatcaccaccaccaccacctccccctcctcctcctctggcgacccctcctcccccacctccggtgaccccctccggccggcctcctcctccacccacccaccaacAACCTTTGGCCGacatcctcggcctcctccttctcctcttcccccaccccacccacccacccacccacctccGGCGAACTCTGGAatatttccaaaaaaaaatccggcggccccagatctagatctggcagccattttttaataaaaaaaattcTATGGCGTATGCTTACCTGGTGTGCCACAAAACTTTTAAGATTCTATGGCGCATGTAGATATGCGCCGCAGAAATAAATATCTGTCGCGTGTGTTCTCTGGCGCACggaatatgcgccacagaaagtcaaaAACATGCGCCACAGATGagggttttcctagtagtgtgccGGGCACCGTTTAGGAGGCAccggtggggatgctctaagtgcGAATGCACAATTACGTTTTTCGCTAAAATTTTGGCAGCAAAAATGAATATACAACATCAGATGAGGTGTTGATGGTGACTAATATGGAGGTTATTGGTCATGAACCTATTTGCATTTAAGTAACGCAATTGTCAAATTAGGTATGAAGTTTCGGCCAAATTGACTCTTAGACTAAAGTTTaatccgaactatcctgtttCTAAAACTTTGGGTCGCAATTGCCATTTTTAATACCGGCAAACACATGGGCGGTAAGGTCAAAGAGATACTTTGCCGCTGGTTATGGCCGTGGGGTCCTCCTCACAAACAATAAATTACAAGGCTATCTAGAACAATGAAAGAAATATTTGCCGGTCCAGTGGAAGAACATTTCACCTTGTCTGAAATGTTCCGAGTTGAATACTACAGTACCTTAGGGGCGTTATTTTTTGCAGCTGTCCACAACACAAACTCCAAACTATGATTATATGTGCTCCGATGGTTGCAAAACTGATTCAATTCCTAGTCTACTCCATCGAGAAAATAAACTCAAGTACTGTTGAATTATAGTCCTCGTCCAGTCCCGCGCGTGGTAGcccaagcaaaaaaataaattCAAATATCCGCAAAAAAATCCTTGTACTACTGGATTTCTTTCATGCACATGGCCAACGCTCTATGAAAACATCAATCAAGGGAGCATCCTCCCGATATAATTCCTGCTTAACGGAGGTAGTAGTTAGCGTACCCGATAAATCGCCTGGGCAGAGCAGGTCGAGTAGGTCTCGGAACCAGTTCATCTCCTGGTCGAGGTGCACCGTGTCAGCCTCAGCCGCAGCGTAGCCCCTCTCCCAGAAGAATTCCGGGCTCAGCGCTGTTGCGCCGGCCACGGCGAAGTTGGCTCCGTGGGCGAAGTCCTCCACACTCTTCCCGCTCCAGTACGGCGTCACGAACGGCAGCCCTAGCGCGTGCGCTGCGTGGCACACCCACATGGATCGATTCCAAAATTAGCACTCTTGCTATAGTAAGTTAATTGGTCCATGGATCGTGCGAGACGGGTGATTGTGCCGTACCAATGAAGTCGATGATGAGGCGGCCATTCGAGCAGCGGCCGGTGGCATGGTGGAAGAAGGTCTCGCCATAGGGCAGGTTGAGCCCGGGAGACACAGTGTCGTTGGGGAAGACGAAGCGGTGGTTGCCCGTGTCCGCCAGCGAATCCCCGAAGCTGAACAGCCGCGAGTAGCATGCCGTGTCCGCCTGCGATGGCTGCGCCACCTCTAGTAGCAGTAGCACCACCGCCAGTACCGACATGGTGGCAGAGGAAGCCATGACCTTCTGCTGGGCGGAAAATAAACCCATGGACTGAGCGCGAGAGCTGAGGGTAGAAGAGGACGTGACTGTCACCAATGGAACTGTGGCGACGTACTCCCGGCCGCGACTAGATTATAATCTATTCCTGGTAGGATGGTGGGTAGGACGGTAGGTATGATGCCGGTGAATTCAACGGCTTTGGCTCCCCAATCTCCATCGTCTACGGTCTACCTGCTCGCAGGGAGGACGGTACCGACGGAAGGGATAAGCACCATGATGAAGAATCACAACACTACAGCTCGTTAATCGTATCCAAAAGTTAGATACATAGAAGCTAGAAGGGCCGAATTAATTGAATAGAAGGAGTATCCCACTGATGACTCTCGACAATTCATGCCGTCGTCGACAAAATAATCGAAGATGCCAATGGATGGGCACAACGCCGGCCGACTTCGCGCCAAAATAATCAAAGATGCTATCGAAATATTGTATTTGTGGGTGTACCCATAACATACCCGtttacactagtggaaaacggggctataggcccggttcatttgggcctttagtcccggttttcaaaccgggaccaattaggcgggactaaaggtcccccctttagtcccggttgtaaaacaaaccgggactaaaggtcccgccacgtgggctgctggcgcgcgtcgaggaaaaaaccctttagtcccggtttgtaacacgaaccgggactaaaggttatttcgttatttttttatctatttggttcccaattatttttcgctcctcttttttttcctattttttcagaatttctagtatttcagttatttaactagtttagtttctaactccacttaatctctaactacccttaatctctagtcaaattacttactcgtggtccaacttcccgctcggtcacccatcctcccactactccagcactagcacgcttaacttccaagttcctttcccatcccgcttccaagtgcttcgcgcgcatgttgtgatactagtatcatatcaatcctattaacatgttggtcgatgtcacacttatttattatttgaattccaaataattattttaataaacaaaactaataacgtacatgttgtggtaatggtattataattataattttttaaatctgtattataattgttttttttaatttatttttttataatatttttttgccaaacttgaaaatttgaaaatctaaaaaattggctaactttatggttaagtaatagtaatctttatgcatgatgtaattattattttaaaaaaatttaaaaaataaaattccgaatttctagcaaaaactaaaatcttcctgctttcatattttcatttggaattttgagaatctaaaaattggctaaccgggtaaaccatgatggaattttttgatatattatacgttttttttcgacgtcgtacgcaaaagttattgcggttttaccatttttcaaaacatttttgcaaaataagtgaaaattcaaatttgttaattttccctaatagtaggttgcataacatacaagaatccgaaaacattttatttttt
It includes:
- the LOC127316825 gene encoding GDSL esterase/lipase At1g28600-like — encoded protein: MGLFSAQQKVMASSATMSVLAVVLLLLEVAQPSQADTACYSRLFSFGDSLADTGNHRFVFPNDTVSPGLNLPYGETFFHHATGRCSNGRLIIDFIAHALGLPFVTPYWSGKSVEDFAHGANFAVAGATALSPEFFWERGYAAAEADTVHLDQEMNWFRDLLDLLCPGDLSDCADIMNKSLFLVGEIGGNDYNYPLQSFMPYEMIQSFTLSVVDKISSTITNLIGLGAKTLIVPGNLPIGCLPVYLMAYKSDKKEEYEPETGCIRWLNEFSQYHNKILMDELEKLRKLHPNVSIIYADYYAAAMKIFVSPKHFGIEDPLEACCGGGGPYGVSLSARCGQGEYKVCDDPQNHGSWDGVHPTEAIYEAIANGLLRGSYTKPPISTTTNSCGRHTELLSSVEYKVIYDM